One window from the genome of Pedococcus badiiscoriae encodes:
- a CDS encoding (Fe-S)-binding protein: MSALQIVALVVCGVVTLVAVALFARVVRHFLSVFRLGQPDGARTNDKGARTVTLLREFLGHTRMSRLPVVAVAHWFTMISFGVLFFTLVNAFGQLVKPDFALPLIGHFFPYEWVTEFFAWTGLVGIVTLMAIRQKNHPRSAAGEGGRRSRFFGSTFWQAYYVELTILGVTICIITLRGLEYALEAKGGTTGTTAVGHANALHYPLTGWLGGLFHGASVGTLENVVVVVAAVKILISFAWMITISLQPTMGVAWHRFLAFFNIFLKRHADGRTSLGALQPMVVGGQPVDFENIEDLDEDAALGVGKVEDFTWKGLLDFTTCTECGRCQSQCPAWNTEKPLSPKLLVMAMRDHAHAKAPWLLATEDTRDSLGEGAAALAEAPLIGDTGYDITNPLAAYNPHGPDAVIDQDVLWSCTTCGACVEQCPVDIEHVDAIVDMRRYQVLIESAFPNELGGLFKNLENKGNPWGMAARARLDWAKDLPFPVKILGQDVESADEVDYLFWVGCAGAYEDRAKKTTRAVAELLDQAGVSFAILGDGESCTGDSARRAGNEFLFQMLAQQNVETLNEAGATKIVVTCAHCFNTIKNEYPQLGGKYEVVHHTQLLNRLVREKKLVPVARPADVPGKSSTKDVASTAATVTYHDPCYLGRHNGVYAPPRELIGALPGVELKEMERTKEKSFCCGAGGARMWMEEKLGTRINTNRTEEAIDTGAERIAIGCPFCRVMMSDGLTAAQSEGKGEDVEVVDVAQMLLAAVKRRDDVEPAPVS; the protein is encoded by the coding sequence ATGTCTGCGCTCCAGATCGTCGCGCTCGTCGTCTGCGGGGTGGTCACCCTGGTGGCCGTCGCGTTGTTCGCCCGGGTGGTCCGGCACTTCCTGTCCGTCTTCCGCCTGGGGCAGCCCGACGGCGCCCGCACGAATGACAAGGGCGCGCGGACGGTGACGTTGCTGCGCGAGTTCCTGGGGCACACCCGGATGTCGCGGCTGCCGGTCGTCGCGGTGGCGCACTGGTTCACGATGATCAGCTTCGGGGTGCTGTTCTTCACGCTGGTCAACGCGTTCGGGCAGCTGGTCAAGCCTGACTTCGCGCTCCCGCTGATCGGGCACTTCTTCCCGTACGAGTGGGTGACGGAGTTCTTCGCGTGGACCGGCCTGGTCGGCATCGTCACGCTGATGGCGATCCGGCAGAAGAACCACCCGCGCTCGGCGGCCGGTGAGGGTGGCCGCCGGTCGCGGTTCTTCGGGTCGACGTTCTGGCAGGCCTACTACGTCGAGCTGACCATCCTCGGCGTGACGATCTGCATCATCACCCTGCGCGGGCTCGAGTACGCGCTGGAGGCCAAGGGCGGCACCACGGGCACGACGGCCGTCGGTCACGCGAACGCGCTGCACTACCCGCTGACCGGGTGGCTCGGCGGGCTGTTCCACGGCGCCTCGGTGGGCACCCTGGAGAACGTCGTCGTCGTCGTGGCGGCGGTCAAGATCCTCATCTCGTTCGCCTGGATGATCACCATCTCGCTGCAGCCCACCATGGGCGTGGCGTGGCACCGCTTCCTGGCGTTCTTCAACATCTTCCTCAAGCGCCACGCTGACGGCCGCACCTCCCTCGGGGCTCTGCAGCCGATGGTGGTGGGCGGTCAGCCGGTGGACTTCGAGAACATCGAGGACCTCGACGAGGACGCCGCGCTCGGAGTCGGCAAGGTCGAGGACTTCACCTGGAAGGGCCTGCTGGACTTCACGACCTGCACCGAGTGCGGTCGCTGCCAGTCCCAGTGCCCCGCCTGGAACACCGAGAAGCCGCTGTCGCCCAAGCTGCTCGTGATGGCGATGCGCGACCACGCGCACGCGAAGGCCCCCTGGCTGCTCGCCACCGAGGACACCCGGGATTCGCTCGGCGAAGGCGCCGCCGCGCTGGCCGAGGCGCCGCTCATCGGCGACACCGGCTACGACATCACCAACCCGCTCGCGGCATACAACCCGCACGGTCCTGACGCCGTCATCGACCAGGATGTGCTGTGGTCGTGCACCACCTGTGGCGCGTGCGTGGAGCAGTGCCCGGTCGACATCGAGCACGTCGACGCGATCGTCGACATGCGCCGCTACCAGGTGCTGATCGAGTCGGCGTTCCCGAACGAGCTCGGTGGCCTGTTCAAGAACCTCGAGAACAAGGGCAACCCGTGGGGCATGGCCGCCCGCGCCCGCCTCGACTGGGCCAAGGACCTGCCGTTCCCGGTGAAGATCCTCGGTCAGGACGTCGAGTCCGCCGACGAGGTGGACTACCTGTTCTGGGTCGGCTGCGCCGGCGCGTACGAGGACCGCGCCAAGAAGACCACCCGCGCCGTGGCCGAGCTGCTCGACCAGGCCGGGGTCAGCTTCGCGATCCTCGGCGACGGCGAGTCCTGCACCGGTGACTCCGCCCGCCGGGCCGGCAACGAGTTCCTCTTCCAGATGCTCGCGCAGCAGAACGTCGAGACCCTCAACGAGGCCGGCGCCACCAAGATCGTGGTCACCTGCGCGCACTGCTTCAACACCATCAAGAACGAGTACCCCCAGCTCGGCGGCAAGTACGAGGTCGTCCACCACACCCAGCTGCTCAACCGCCTCGTGCGCGAGAAGAAGCTGGTCCCGGTCGCGCGCCCGGCCGACGTGCCCGGCAAGTCCTCCACCAAGGACGTCGCCTCCACCGCCGCCACGGTCACCTACCACGACCCCTGCTACCTCGGCCGCCACAACGGTGTCTACGCGCCACCCCGCGAGCTGATCGGCGCCCTGCCCGGCGTCGAGCTCAAGGAGATGGAGCGCACCAAGGAGAAGTCGTTCTGCTGCGGCGCCGGTGGTGCCCGCATGTGGATGGAGGAGAAGCTCGGCACGCGGATCAACACCAACCGCACCGAAGAGGCCATCGACACCGGCGCCGAACGGATCGCGATCGGCTGCCCGTT
- the cysK gene encoding cysteine synthase A — MPIYDDVTQLIGNTPLVRINRLIDSEATVAAKLEFYNPASSVKDRIGVSIIDAAEAAGELKPGGTIVEATSGNTGIALAMVGAARGYNVVLTMPETMSKERRALLRAYGAELVLTEGALGMKGAVAKSEEIAAERGGILARQFANEANPEIHRRTTAEEIWKDTDGAVDIVVAGIGTGGTITGVGQVLKDRKPGVQMVAVEPAESPILNGGEPGPHKIQGLGANFVPEILDRTIYDEVIDINAETAVEWAKRAAKEEGLLVGISSGAALAAADQVARRPENAGKTIVVIIPSFGERYLSTILFSDLLD, encoded by the coding sequence ATGCCCATCTATGACGACGTCACCCAGCTCATCGGCAACACGCCCCTCGTGCGGATCAACCGGTTGATCGACAGCGAGGCCACCGTCGCCGCGAAGCTCGAGTTCTACAACCCCGCCTCGTCCGTCAAGGACCGCATCGGGGTCTCGATCATCGATGCGGCCGAGGCGGCGGGTGAGCTCAAGCCCGGCGGCACCATCGTCGAGGCCACTTCGGGCAACACGGGGATCGCGCTCGCCATGGTGGGCGCGGCGCGCGGCTACAACGTGGTCCTCACCATGCCCGAGACGATGAGCAAGGAGCGCCGCGCGCTGCTGCGTGCCTATGGCGCCGAGCTGGTCCTCACCGAGGGCGCGCTGGGCATGAAGGGCGCGGTGGCGAAGTCCGAGGAGATCGCGGCCGAGCGTGGCGGGATCCTCGCGAGGCAGTTCGCCAACGAGGCCAACCCGGAGATCCACCGCCGGACGACGGCCGAGGAGATCTGGAAGGACACCGACGGCGCGGTCGACATCGTCGTGGCGGGGATCGGCACCGGTGGCACGATCACCGGGGTCGGCCAGGTCCTCAAGGACCGCAAGCCGGGCGTCCAGATGGTCGCCGTGGAGCCGGCCGAGTCGCCGATCCTCAACGGTGGCGAGCCGGGCCCGCACAAGATCCAGGGCCTGGGTGCCAACTTCGTGCCCGAGATCCTGGACCGCACGATCTACGACGAGGTCATCGACATCAACGCCGAGACGGCGGTCGAGTGGGCCAAGCGTGCCGCCAAGGAGGAGGGCCTGCTCGTCGGGATCTCCTCGGGCGCAGCGCTCGCGGCGGCCGACCAGGTCGCCCGGCGCCCGGAGAACGCCGGCAAGACCATCGTCGTCATCATCCCGTCGTTCGGTGAGCGCTACCTGTCGACGATCCTCTTCTCCGACCTCCTCGACTGA
- the cysE gene encoding serine O-acetyltransferase, whose protein sequence is MTLALYARRARSRVVDDLDAAIARDPAATSRVDVALNSPGLHAIWAYRFAHRLWLRGGLAKPVARVVMTLVRSVTGVEIHPGAVIGHRFFIDHGMGVVIGETAEVGDDVMLYHGVTLGGRSLQKVKRHPTLGSRITIGAGARILGPVYIGDDVQIGANSVVVKDVPAGAIATGIPATIRFPQGHEDPYEAMFKDPALWI, encoded by the coding sequence GTGACCCTCGCACTGTATGCCCGGCGCGCGCGCAGCCGTGTCGTCGACGACCTCGACGCCGCGATCGCGCGCGACCCGGCCGCGACGTCGCGGGTGGACGTCGCCCTGAACTCGCCCGGCCTGCATGCGATCTGGGCGTACCGGTTCGCCCATCGCCTCTGGTTGCGTGGTGGCCTGGCGAAGCCGGTGGCTCGCGTCGTGATGACCCTCGTCCGCTCGGTGACCGGTGTCGAGATCCATCCGGGTGCAGTGATCGGCCACCGGTTCTTCATCGACCACGGGATGGGTGTCGTCATCGGCGAGACCGCCGAGGTCGGGGACGACGTCATGCTCTACCACGGCGTCACCCTGGGCGGCCGGTCGCTGCAGAAGGTGAAGCGCCACCCCACCCTGGGGTCGCGGATCACCATCGGTGCCGGCGCTCGCATCCTCGGCCCCGTCTACATCGGTGACGACGTGCAGATCGGCGCGAACTCCGTCGTGGTCAAGGACGTCCCCGCGGGTGCGATCGCGACGGGGATCCCCGCCACGATCCGGTTCCCCCAGGGACACGAGGACCCCTACGAGGCGATGTTCAAGGACCCCGCCCTCTGGATCTGA